A region from the Corallococcus silvisoli genome encodes:
- a CDS encoding chemotaxis protein CheW → MNPPAEARPLEVLLFTLERQRYGLPMEDVRELVRAARLTPLPQAPDVVEGLLNLRGELLPVLDLRRRFRHAARPLSPMDHFIVASAGGRPVALRVDRAEGLHPITPGEWDASPGALPGVGYVAGAAKLADGLVLVHDLRSFLSEAEAMQLDTALGALPEPA, encoded by the coding sequence ATGAATCCCCCCGCGGAGGCCCGCCCACTGGAAGTCTTGTTGTTCACCCTGGAGCGGCAGCGCTACGGCCTGCCCATGGAGGACGTGCGCGAGCTGGTGCGCGCCGCGCGCCTCACGCCCCTGCCCCAGGCGCCGGACGTGGTGGAGGGCCTGCTCAACCTGCGCGGCGAGCTGCTGCCCGTGCTGGACCTGCGCCGCCGCTTCCGTCACGCCGCGCGGCCCCTGTCGCCCATGGACCACTTCATCGTCGCCAGCGCGGGCGGACGTCCGGTGGCGCTGCGCGTGGACCGCGCGGAGGGGCTGCACCCCATCACCCCTGGCGAATGGGATGCCTCCCCCGGGGCGCTGCCCGGCGTGGGTTATGTCGCGGGGGCCGCGAAGCTGGCGGACGGTCTGGTGTTGGTGCACGACCTGCGCTCCTTCCTCTCCGAGGCCGAAGCGATGCAGTTGGACACCGCGCTCGGAGCCCTTCCGGAGCCCGCTTGA
- a CDS encoding hybrid sensor histidine kinase/response regulator, which yields MDRDRLAQALLDSFLEELEGHVVSLNRDLLALEQAPARARELIPGLLRTLHSVKGASRAASASMVENACHRMEEVLESLLHGRAPTPDLFELCFATVDALDDAGRRLASRQELPGSPLEALLPQLEQAAHGMPARAPEPPRAGARPPSPEAADAEPEPEPAVPAQASGEALPVRVSGQKLDALLSRSGELRVAMLRLEGHAESLEQLRDDAASLRGTVRGTSSETTLRRVEMELARVARVLAQDRRALFQSSTGLDDEVRRARMLPFEEGCTGLERAARDVAHGLGRRARMEVHGGGLELDRSLLQSLREPLLHLVRNAVAHGLEAPEERVRHGKSEEGRVVLSARLRGSRVEVAVEDDGRGLDLEALRERARARGLEAPEDDEEAARLVFMPGLSTAAKVTAVSGRGVGLDVVRAQVEALRGSVEVAFKAGQGTRFTLDVPLTLSTLRVLLVTAGGQILALASEGVDRLLRLSPSDVREVEGRMSWVTPDALVPLASLAGVLDLPAGAPKARPSAVVLSAGTAQAALVVDEVIAEQEVLVRSLGGRVKRARHVAAVAVLPDGRMALLLNPASLVRAAGGRPSAHFFPTPREKAVRKRVVLADDSPTTRMLEQSILEGAGFDVTACADGAEAWERLQAGGADALVLDVEMPRMDGFQVTEAVRASPRFGRVPVVLVTSREKPEDKARGLQAGASAYIVKSAFDPTSLLETLRRLL from the coding sequence ATGGATCGCGACAGGCTGGCGCAGGCACTGCTGGACTCGTTCCTGGAGGAGCTGGAGGGGCACGTCGTGTCCCTCAACCGGGACCTGCTCGCGCTGGAGCAGGCCCCGGCGCGCGCGCGGGAGCTCATCCCGGGCCTCTTGCGCACGCTGCACAGCGTGAAGGGCGCGTCGCGCGCGGCCAGCGCCAGCATGGTGGAGAACGCCTGCCACCGCATGGAGGAGGTGCTGGAGTCCCTCCTCCACGGGCGCGCCCCGACGCCGGACCTGTTCGAGCTGTGCTTCGCCACCGTGGACGCGCTGGACGACGCGGGCCGCCGCCTGGCGTCGCGCCAGGAGCTGCCCGGCTCGCCGCTGGAGGCGCTGCTGCCCCAGTTGGAGCAGGCCGCGCACGGCATGCCCGCACGGGCGCCGGAGCCCCCCCGGGCCGGCGCGAGGCCCCCCTCGCCCGAAGCCGCGGACGCGGAGCCGGAGCCGGAGCCCGCGGTCCCGGCGCAGGCCAGCGGGGAGGCGCTGCCGGTGCGCGTGTCCGGGCAGAAGCTGGACGCGCTCCTGAGCCGCAGCGGCGAGCTGCGCGTGGCCATGCTGCGCCTGGAAGGCCACGCCGAGTCGCTGGAGCAGCTGCGCGACGACGCCGCCAGCCTGCGCGGGACGGTGCGCGGCACCTCCTCTGAAACGACGCTGCGCCGGGTGGAGATGGAGCTGGCGCGGGTGGCGCGCGTGCTGGCGCAGGACCGCCGCGCGCTGTTCCAGTCCTCCACCGGCCTGGACGACGAGGTGCGCCGCGCCCGCATGCTCCCCTTCGAGGAGGGCTGCACGGGCCTGGAGCGCGCCGCGCGCGACGTGGCGCACGGCCTGGGCCGGCGCGCGCGCATGGAGGTGCACGGCGGCGGGCTGGAGCTGGACCGCTCGCTGCTCCAGTCCCTGCGCGAGCCGCTGCTGCACCTGGTGCGCAACGCGGTGGCGCACGGCCTGGAGGCGCCCGAGGAGCGCGTGCGCCACGGCAAGTCCGAGGAGGGCCGCGTGGTGCTGTCCGCGCGGCTGCGCGGCAGCCGGGTGGAGGTGGCGGTGGAGGACGACGGGCGCGGCCTGGACCTGGAGGCGCTGCGCGAGCGCGCGCGCGCCCGGGGCCTGGAGGCGCCCGAGGACGACGAGGAGGCCGCCCGGCTCGTCTTCATGCCCGGGCTGTCCACCGCGGCGAAGGTGACGGCGGTGTCCGGCCGGGGCGTGGGCCTGGACGTGGTGCGCGCCCAGGTGGAGGCCCTGCGCGGCAGCGTGGAGGTGGCCTTCAAGGCCGGCCAGGGCACCCGCTTCACGCTGGACGTGCCCCTCACCCTGAGCACCCTGCGCGTGCTGCTGGTGACCGCGGGCGGGCAGATCCTCGCGCTCGCGAGCGAGGGCGTGGACCGGCTGCTGCGCCTGTCCCCCTCCGACGTGCGCGAGGTGGAGGGCCGCATGTCCTGGGTGACGCCGGACGCGCTCGTGCCCCTGGCGTCGCTCGCGGGCGTGCTGGACCTGCCCGCGGGCGCGCCCAAGGCGCGGCCGTCCGCGGTGGTGCTGTCCGCGGGCACCGCGCAGGCGGCGCTGGTGGTGGACGAGGTCATCGCCGAGCAGGAGGTGCTGGTGCGCTCGCTGGGCGGCCGCGTGAAGCGCGCGCGGCACGTGGCAGCGGTGGCGGTGCTGCCGGATGGCCGCATGGCGCTGCTGCTCAACCCGGCCTCGCTGGTGCGGGCCGCGGGCGGGCGCCCGTCCGCCCACTTCTTCCCCACGCCCCGGGAGAAGGCGGTGCGCAAGCGCGTGGTGCTGGCGGACGACTCGCCCACCACGCGCATGCTGGAGCAGAGCATCCTGGAGGGCGCCGGGTTCGACGTCACGGCGTGCGCGGATGGCGCGGAGGCGTGGGAGCGGCTCCAGGCGGGCGGCGCGGACGCGCTGGTGCTGGACGTGGAGATGCCGCGCATGGATGGCTTCCAGGTCACGGAGGCCGTGCGCGCGTCGCCCCGCTTCGGGCGGGTGCCGGTGGTGCTCGTCACGTCGCGCGAGAAGCCCGAGGACAAGGCGCGCGGACTGCAGGCCGGCGCCAGCGCCTACATCGTGAAGAGCGCGTTTGACCCGACGAGCCTGCTGGAGACGCTGAGGCGACTGCTATGA
- a CDS encoding methyl-accepting chemotaxis protein, whose amino-acid sequence MSIGNRIALGFGLSLLVLLVIAGVAFQGAQQLTATTDGLLESHNNYKLLREVRALVVDAETGQRGYVLTGDDSYLRPYQSALGELRSDLDALRPAMAKYPDQRARLQKLEPLVANKLDEMSETIRLRREQGFDAALALVKTNRGQRDMDAIREIIYEMRDTEEERWQQHSDAATRAAQRSIWVLALGTLLGLAIVGVGSFVITRGITGPLRKLTFGAEQLGKGDLTHRIDVRGRDEMADLANTFNAMADRRQQAEVQLARQAEQREHTLKTVAEFVNQLAGASSEILASTTEQVAGAQEQGTAVTETVSTIEEITKTSEEAAGRARAVSESARHSEEVGRSGRRAVEEAVSAMGAVRDQVESIASRILALAEQAQAIGDIITTVNDISEQTHMLALNASIEASRAGEHGRGFAVVASEVKALAEQSKKATAQVRQILGQIQKATHGAVMTTEEGTKSVSSATRVVTEAGTTIQQLADLLTQASLTAAQIAASANQQATGIGQIRQAMHDVNQATQQGLTSSRQTERAMQDINAMGQKLKGLLGEFGR is encoded by the coding sequence ATGAGCATCGGGAATCGCATCGCGCTGGGCTTCGGCTTGTCCCTGCTGGTCCTGCTGGTAATCGCGGGCGTGGCCTTCCAGGGCGCGCAGCAACTCACCGCCACCACCGACGGCCTGCTGGAGTCCCACAACAACTACAAGCTGCTGCGCGAGGTGCGCGCGCTCGTCGTGGACGCGGAGACAGGCCAGCGCGGCTACGTGCTCACCGGCGACGACTCCTACCTGCGCCCGTACCAGAGCGCCCTGGGCGAGCTGCGCTCGGACCTGGACGCCTTGCGCCCCGCGATGGCGAAGTACCCGGACCAGCGCGCGCGCCTCCAGAAGCTGGAGCCCCTGGTCGCCAACAAGCTGGACGAGATGTCGGAGACCATCCGCCTGCGCCGCGAGCAGGGCTTCGACGCGGCCCTGGCCCTGGTGAAGACCAACCGCGGCCAGCGCGACATGGATGCCATCCGCGAAATCATCTACGAGATGCGCGACACCGAAGAGGAGCGCTGGCAGCAACACTCCGACGCCGCCACCCGGGCCGCGCAGCGCAGCATCTGGGTGCTGGCGCTGGGCACCCTGCTGGGCCTGGCCATCGTGGGCGTGGGCAGCTTCGTCATCACCCGGGGCATCACCGGTCCCTTGCGCAAGCTCACCTTCGGCGCCGAACAGCTGGGCAAGGGCGACCTCACCCACCGCATCGACGTGCGCGGCCGTGATGAGATGGCGGACCTGGCGAACACCTTCAACGCCATGGCCGACCGCCGCCAGCAAGCGGAAGTCCAATTGGCCCGGCAGGCCGAACAGCGCGAACACACCCTCAAGACGGTGGCGGAGTTCGTCAACCAGCTCGCGGGCGCGTCCTCCGAAATCCTCGCCAGCACCACCGAACAGGTGGCCGGCGCCCAGGAGCAGGGCACCGCCGTGACGGAGACGGTGAGCACCATCGAGGAGATCACCAAGACGTCGGAGGAGGCCGCGGGCCGCGCCCGCGCGGTGAGCGAGTCCGCCCGGCACTCGGAGGAGGTGGGCCGCTCCGGCCGCCGCGCCGTGGAGGAGGCCGTGTCCGCGATGGGCGCGGTGCGCGACCAGGTGGAGTCCATCGCGTCGCGCATCCTCGCCCTGGCCGAGCAGGCCCAGGCCATTGGCGACATCATCACCACCGTCAACGACATCTCCGAACAGACGCACATGCTGGCGCTCAACGCGTCCATCGAGGCGAGCCGCGCGGGCGAGCACGGCCGCGGCTTCGCCGTCGTCGCCTCGGAGGTGAAGGCCCTGGCGGAGCAGTCCAAGAAGGCCACCGCGCAGGTGCGGCAGATCCTCGGTCAAATCCAGAAGGCCACCCACGGCGCGGTGATGACCACGGAGGAGGGCACCAAGAGCGTGTCGTCCGCCACCCGCGTCGTCACGGAGGCCGGCACCACCATCCAGCAGCTGGCGGACCTGCTCACGCAGGCCTCGCTCACGGCCGCGCAGATCGCCGCGTCCGCCAACCAGCAGGCCACCGGCATCGGGCAGATCCGCCAGGCGATGCACGACGTGAACCAGGCCACGCAGCAGGGCCTCACCTCGTCGCGGCAGACGGAGCGCGCGATGCAGGACATCAACGCCATGGGCCAGAAGCTCAAGGGGCTGCTCGGGGAGTTCGGGCGCTAA
- the cheB gene encoding chemotaxis-specific protein-glutamate methyltransferase CheB: MKTEPLRILVAEDSPTARRLLVEILRTDPALTVVGEAKDGLEAVELCQRLQPSLVTMDIQMPRMDGLDATRRIMTEVPTPVVVVSTLVERDIQTSMAALRAGALAVLQKPVGPESPDFEADSRRLRDTLKAMAQVKVVRRWPDRAAPPPPPAEPTSTPQPRPPSVLAMAASTGGPAALHRILSDLNGRDTPPPPILVVQHIALGFGSGLATWLGTATKLRVKVAEDCEPLLPGTVYLAPDDKHLGVTTDHRVQVSGAAPIQGFRPSANWLFRAVARAYGQTSLAVVLTGMGQDGLDGIRDVHQAGGRVIAQDEATSVVYGMPAVVVGANLAHEVLPLGQIARRLQALYQPAGRTP; this comes from the coding sequence ATGAAGACCGAACCGTTGCGCATCCTGGTGGCCGAGGACTCGCCCACCGCCCGGCGGCTGCTGGTGGAGATCCTGCGCACCGACCCGGCGCTCACCGTGGTGGGTGAGGCCAAGGATGGCCTGGAGGCCGTGGAGCTGTGCCAGCGCCTCCAGCCCTCCCTGGTGACGATGGACATCCAGATGCCGCGCATGGACGGCCTGGACGCCACCCGCCGCATCATGACGGAGGTGCCCACGCCCGTGGTGGTGGTGTCCACGCTGGTGGAGCGCGACATCCAGACATCCATGGCCGCGCTGAGGGCCGGAGCGCTCGCGGTGCTCCAGAAGCCGGTGGGCCCGGAGTCGCCGGACTTCGAGGCGGACAGCCGCCGCCTGCGCGACACGCTCAAGGCCATGGCCCAGGTGAAGGTGGTGCGCCGCTGGCCGGACCGCGCCGCCCCGCCGCCGCCCCCGGCCGAGCCCACGTCCACCCCCCAGCCGCGCCCGCCGTCCGTGCTGGCCATGGCCGCGTCCACCGGCGGCCCCGCCGCCCTCCACCGCATCCTGTCCGACCTCAACGGCCGGGACACGCCCCCGCCGCCCATCCTGGTGGTGCAGCACATCGCGCTGGGCTTCGGGTCGGGGCTGGCGACGTGGCTGGGCACGGCCACGAAGCTGCGGGTGAAGGTGGCCGAGGACTGCGAGCCGCTCCTGCCCGGCACGGTGTACCTGGCCCCGGACGACAAGCACCTGGGCGTGACGACGGACCACCGCGTCCAGGTGTCCGGCGCCGCCCCCATCCAGGGGTTCCGCCCCTCCGCCAACTGGCTGTTCCGCGCCGTCGCCCGCGCGTATGGGCAGACGTCACTGGCCGTGGTGCTCACCGGCATGGGCCAGGACGGGCTGGACGGAATCCGGGACGTGCACCAGGCGGGCGGGCGCGTGATTGCCCAGGACGAGGCGACGTCCGTCGTCTACGGCATGCCCGCGGTGGTGGTGGGCGCCAACCTGGCGCACGAAGTCCTCCCCCTGGGGCAGATCGCTCGCAGGTTGCAGGCGCTCTACCAGCCGGCGGGCCGCACGCCCTGA
- a CDS encoding sensor histidine kinase: protein MSAPTTGPAYEAAFAAIPDPAYLLDGSGRLVSCSAAGARALGRTEGELAGRHWSELGLPQDALRALEAARVRVMTLRESTTVEAPWPGMQGLRPHALVLTPLGTDADVSPAVLVTARALTEAEAVYSRALELELASRAEVETAERRRSFLYQAMTTLFTHPPDPQGMYTLLAHLAVPDLADWCLVDALEHGPWVGRAAVACLDPTQQERARGLPMRTEVRDDAPVGLLRVLRTGEPELVPAVTESLLRAAAAEPAHPAMLEALQARSYMIIPLRARGHTLGAVTFVSSGSGRRYGPDDLALAEDLCLRASLAIDNARLVGESRRAARAREDLLAVVSHDLKNPLGVVQLGAALLLRGTAGKPGGEAVAKQATRINDAAERMSRLISDLLDWGRLEAGHLPLELGEYPAASLATEALEAIRPLAEAKGLHLEADLPPESLRVKCDRSRVLQVMGNLLGNAVKFTPPGGTLSMRATVRGNEVSFDVRDTGNGITPDALPHIFDRYWQARDAASRGTGLGLAIAKGLVEAHGGGIRAESTLGTGSVFTFTLPVAHLAAPATVTQQAGAGGPLTRPRDAYEH, encoded by the coding sequence ATGAGCGCTCCCACGACTGGTCCGGCCTATGAAGCGGCCTTCGCCGCCATCCCCGATCCTGCCTATCTGCTGGATGGCTCGGGGCGGCTGGTGTCGTGCAGCGCCGCGGGCGCCCGGGCGCTCGGGCGGACCGAGGGGGAGCTCGCCGGCCGGCACTGGAGCGAGCTGGGCCTGCCCCAGGACGCGCTGAGGGCGCTGGAGGCCGCGCGCGTCCGGGTGATGACGCTGCGCGAGTCCACCACCGTGGAGGCGCCCTGGCCGGGCATGCAGGGCCTGCGGCCGCACGCGCTGGTGCTCACGCCGCTGGGGACGGACGCGGACGTGTCCCCTGCCGTCCTGGTGACCGCGCGGGCGCTCACGGAGGCGGAGGCCGTCTACTCGCGCGCCCTGGAGCTGGAGCTGGCGTCGCGCGCGGAGGTGGAGACGGCCGAGCGCCGCCGCTCGTTCCTCTACCAGGCGATGACGACGCTCTTCACCCACCCGCCGGATCCCCAGGGCATGTACACGCTGCTCGCGCACCTGGCCGTGCCGGACCTGGCGGACTGGTGCCTGGTGGACGCGCTGGAGCATGGGCCGTGGGTGGGCCGCGCGGCGGTGGCGTGCCTGGACCCGACGCAGCAGGAGCGCGCCCGGGGCCTGCCCATGCGCACGGAGGTGCGCGACGACGCGCCGGTGGGCCTTTTGCGCGTGCTGCGCACCGGAGAGCCGGAGCTGGTGCCGGCGGTGACGGAGTCGCTGCTGCGCGCCGCGGCGGCGGAGCCCGCGCACCCGGCGATGCTGGAGGCGCTCCAGGCGCGCTCGTACATGATCATCCCGCTGCGCGCGCGCGGCCACACGCTGGGCGCGGTGACGTTCGTGAGCTCCGGCTCCGGGCGCCGGTACGGCCCGGATGACCTGGCGCTGGCGGAGGACCTGTGCCTGCGCGCGAGCCTCGCCATCGACAACGCGCGGCTGGTGGGCGAGTCGCGCCGGGCGGCCCGCGCGCGCGAGGACCTGCTCGCCGTCGTGTCGCACGACCTGAAGAACCCGCTGGGCGTGGTGCAGTTGGGCGCGGCGCTGCTGCTGCGCGGCACGGCGGGCAAGCCGGGCGGCGAGGCCGTGGCCAAGCAGGCCACGCGCATCAACGACGCGGCGGAGCGCATGTCGCGGCTCATCTCCGACCTGCTGGACTGGGGCCGCCTGGAAGCCGGGCACCTGCCGCTGGAGCTGGGCGAGTACCCCGCGGCGTCGCTGGCCACCGAGGCGCTGGAGGCCATCCGTCCGCTGGCGGAGGCCAAGGGGCTGCACCTGGAGGCGGACCTGCCCCCGGAGTCGCTGCGCGTGAAGTGCGACCGCAGCCGCGTGCTCCAGGTGATGGGCAACCTGCTGGGCAACGCGGTGAAGTTCACCCCGCCGGGCGGCACCCTGTCGATGCGCGCGACGGTGCGCGGCAACGAGGTGTCCTTCGACGTGCGCGACACGGGCAACGGCATCACCCCGGACGCGCTGCCGCACATCTTCGACCGCTACTGGCAGGCGCGCGACGCGGCCAGCCGGGGCACCGGCCTGGGCCTGGCCATCGCCAAGGGACTGGTGGAAGCCCACGGCGGCGGCATCCGCGCGGAGAGCACCCTGGGCACCGGCAGCGTCTTCACCTTCACGCTGCCCGTGGCGCACCTCGCCGCGCCCGCGACCGTCACGCAGCAGGCGGGAGCCGGCGGCCCCCTGACGCGCCCGCGCGACGCCTACGAGCACTGA
- a CDS encoding CheR family methyltransferase translates to MIGGVLPPGFKEVLTLVEERAGLAAPSCLAAALEGIQRAMARANQDDVEVYLRELAQDSSLLDDLLTELTIGETYFFRTHEHFDHLRRVVLPELRERKGPDHLLRAWSAACASGEEPYSIAALLMAEGWEDHMLVRATDVSRTALARAQQGRYTDWSLRGPSADRMRAHLKQEGRHYLLSPAVKRHVQLGYLNLALETWPSAESGIWQLDVIFCRNVLIYFNRATIEGVARRLHASLDEGGYLFTGPSDPPLGDYAPLEPVLTEWGVLYRKPLAGQHAGHFVPLQPLAPLRADGTPFPATPPNAPPRPDTSPAASTPHAPRAPTTPGIRPGAGTSALTGAGPSGAVRPSSGGGFRGSGDSASSSSGPSGASGPGPAATATPVSPGRGPSGSGSSASSSGGPSSTGAPGPGPSATGTPGGVPSSGGAPATRPAARFTLGVEALEAVRQALARGDWREAARRAGAQAADPDHSVAAVRALANLDSRAAVFACGEASLRHPLVAGLRYLEALLLLGQGRLTDAEKSVRQALYLEPGLAVGHLLLGHVLRQQDQAAAAARAYREAEALCRKLPPEALVPLAEGERAGALADVARAEWRRLERSGTEGGEAS, encoded by the coding sequence TTGATAGGCGGCGTCCTTCCCCCGGGCTTCAAGGAAGTGCTCACCCTGGTGGAGGAGCGCGCGGGGCTCGCCGCGCCCAGCTGCCTGGCCGCGGCGCTGGAAGGCATCCAGCGCGCCATGGCCCGCGCCAACCAGGACGACGTGGAGGTCTACCTGCGGGAGCTGGCGCAGGACAGCTCCCTGCTGGACGACCTGCTCACCGAGCTGACCATCGGGGAGACGTACTTCTTCCGCACCCACGAGCACTTCGACCACCTGCGCCGCGTGGTGCTGCCGGAGCTCCGCGAGCGCAAGGGCCCGGACCACCTGCTGCGCGCGTGGAGCGCGGCCTGCGCCTCCGGCGAGGAGCCCTACTCCATCGCCGCGCTGCTGATGGCCGAGGGCTGGGAGGACCACATGCTGGTGCGCGCGACGGATGTGTCGCGCACGGCGCTCGCCCGCGCCCAGCAGGGCCGCTACACCGACTGGTCCCTGCGCGGCCCCTCCGCGGACCGCATGCGCGCCCACCTCAAGCAGGAGGGCCGCCACTACCTGCTATCCCCCGCCGTGAAGCGCCACGTGCAGCTGGGCTACCTCAACCTCGCGTTGGAGACGTGGCCCTCCGCGGAGAGCGGCATCTGGCAGTTGGATGTCATCTTCTGCCGCAACGTCCTCATCTACTTCAACCGCGCCACCATCGAGGGCGTGGCGCGCAGGCTCCACGCGTCGCTGGATGAGGGTGGCTATCTCTTCACCGGCCCCTCCGACCCGCCGCTGGGCGACTATGCCCCGCTCGAGCCCGTCCTCACGGAGTGGGGCGTGCTGTACCGCAAGCCCCTGGCCGGACAGCACGCCGGGCACTTCGTTCCGCTCCAGCCCCTGGCGCCCCTGCGCGCGGACGGCACGCCGTTTCCGGCCACGCCTCCAAACGCGCCTCCCCGGCCTGACACCTCCCCCGCCGCGTCCACGCCGCACGCCCCGCGCGCGCCGACGACGCCCGGGATCCGCCCCGGCGCGGGAACGTCAGCGCTGACGGGCGCAGGGCCTTCTGGCGCGGTTCGGCCATCCTCGGGCGGCGGGTTTCGCGGCTCGGGAGATTCCGCGTCCTCCAGCAGCGGGCCTTCCGGCGCCTCGGGACCCGGACCCGCGGCCACGGCGACTCCCGTGTCTCCAGGGCGCGGGCCGTCTGGCTCGGGCTCCTCCGCATCCTCAAGCGGCGGCCCCTCCAGCACGGGCGCTCCGGGCCCCGGGCCTTCGGCCACCGGGACTCCAGGAGGCGTGCCCTCTTCCGGCGGGGCTCCCGCGACGCGGCCGGCGGCGCGCTTCACCCTGGGCGTGGAGGCCCTGGAGGCGGTGCGGCAGGCCCTGGCCCGAGGCGACTGGCGCGAAGCCGCTCGGCGGGCGGGGGCCCAGGCCGCCGACCCCGACCACTCCGTGGCGGCGGTTCGTGCACTGGCCAACCTCGACTCCCGCGCCGCGGTGTTCGCGTGCGGTGAGGCCTCGCTTCGTCACCCGCTGGTCGCCGGTCTGCGCTATCTGGAGGCGCTGCTGCTGCTGGGACAGGGACGGCTGACCGACGCGGAAAAATCCGTCCGGCAGGCGCTCTACCTGGAGCCGGGGCTCGCCGTGGGCCACCTGCTCCTGGGCCACGTGCTGCGCCAGCAGGACCAGGCCGCCGCCGCGGCCCGGGCCTACCGCGAAGCCGAGGCGCTGTGCCGGAAGCTGCCGCCAGAGGCGCTGGTGCCGCTGGCGGAGGGAGAACGGGCAGGTGCCCTGGCGGACGTGGCCCGCGCGGAGTGGCGGCGCCTGGAGCGGTCCGGGACTGAAGGCGGAGAGGCGAGCTGA
- a CDS encoding chemotaxis protein CheW, whose product MVKREGVIDWQQVRARLEALERATEARDSLTDAAAQAQLDARALTLARPPEVPALPGSQREVVRFRAAGQTYALESRFILEVMRAPELTPLPGSPPLLRGLTLLRGEVLPVVELAPLFGRPAANASGPVLVVGTARAELGLRTDEVSEVAVLTGTELLPAPPSLEEEAGALVSGVSPDGTLVLEGEALLGDERLVFELSEEGVA is encoded by the coding sequence ATGGTCAAGCGCGAGGGAGTCATCGACTGGCAGCAGGTCCGGGCCCGGCTGGAAGCGCTGGAGCGCGCCACCGAGGCGCGCGACTCCCTCACGGACGCGGCGGCCCAAGCCCAGCTCGACGCGCGCGCCCTCACCCTCGCGCGTCCGCCGGAAGTCCCCGCGCTGCCCGGCAGCCAGCGCGAGGTGGTCCGCTTCCGCGCCGCGGGCCAGACGTACGCGCTGGAGTCGCGCTTCATCCTGGAGGTGATGCGCGCGCCGGAGCTCACCCCGCTGCCCGGCTCGCCGCCGCTGCTGCGCGGCCTGACCCTGCTGCGCGGCGAGGTGCTGCCCGTGGTGGAGCTGGCGCCGCTGTTCGGCCGGCCCGCCGCCAACGCGAGCGGCCCGGTGCTGGTGGTGGGCACCGCGCGGGCGGAGCTGGGGCTGCGCACGGACGAGGTGTCGGAGGTGGCGGTGCTCACGGGCACGGAGCTGTTGCCCGCGCCCCCCTCCCTGGAAGAGGAAGCGGGCGCGCTGGTGTCCGGCGTGAGCCCCGACGGCACGCTCGTCCTGGAGGGAGAAGCCCTCCTCGGTGACGAGCGTCTCGTGTTCGAGCTGTCCGAAGAAGGAGTCGCATGA